CGACCTCGCGGTGCCAGGCGGCCATGTCGGTGTATCTGTCCGGATCGGTGAAGACGTCGGTCATCCCGCCCCCAAAGGCTGTGTCGCGGTCCGGAAGAGATCCTCACGGACGCGATGACCGAGATCAATCCTGTCCCTCCGAAGAGGACGGATCTAGAATCGCGCGCGTGGTACCGGCGGTCCGGCGACCGGTACCACGCGCGCCGTTCAGCGGGTGATCGAGTAGAGGTTGGCGAGCAGCGTCGCGTTCTCGCCGCCGATGTCCTCCCGCTTGTGCGCGGCTGCGGCCATGACGTCGCCGCTGTAGAGGTTGTGCCCGAGCCCGAGCACGTGCCCGATCTCATGGGTGGTCACCATGTTCCGGGTGAAGCCGCCGGTCTTCGGGTCGTGGTAGTCGTTGAGCTGCAGCATGGTGCCCTGCTCCGGCAGCGGGCCGCCCGCGCCGGTGGTCCACCGGAAGGTCACCTTGCCGATCCACGCGCCGTCCTGGTCGCCGGGACCGTAGTTGCCGGAGAGCACGTCGACACAGCGCGCGCCGGCCATGAACGGGCACTGGTTCCAGTAGTACCAGCTGTCGATGTTCGGCACCTGGTTCCACTTGGACACCGCGTTCGACACCGGCCAACTCGCGCCGGAGTGGTCGTTGAACCGCACGATCGGATCCTCGTGCCCGTTGTTCTGCCAGAACGACACCGGATACCGGCATTCGTACAGCGTGCGGGCCTGGCCGTAGGCGCAGTCGTTCGGGCCCGCCGGCGCGGCCCGGCCCGGCGCGATCGCCCGCGTGTGCGGGCGCCCGTGCGCGCGCAGGGACGCCGCCAGCCGCTCCGCCGTGACGCCCGGCGCCGGCAGGAAGATCTCCACCTTCGTGCCGTCGACGTTCACCACCGTTGCCGGCGCGTCGCCGGTGACCACCGGCGACGCGCCGAGCCCGGCACGGACGGCGAGCTTGGGATGGGTGCTCAGCGACGTGACCGGGCTCTTCGCCTTGCCGCCCGGATCGGGCGCGCCCGCCCAGCTGCCGTCCGCCCCCCGGGTCGCCAGAAAGTCCGCGTACTGCCGGTCCGGGTCGATGATCGGTTCCGCTGCCGGCCCCGCCGCGTGCGCGGTGCCGGTCATGGCCACCGAGGCCAGTAGTACCGCGACCGCCGCGCCCGCCGGCCCTCGTGTTCTCCGCATGCCGCGCCTCCATGTACGCCAGTCGATATCGTCGTCCGTCAGGCCAGGAAGAGCGCGGCCGAGGAGCACGACCCTTGTTGGGGGAACACGGATCGCTCACGGGCGCAGACCGGCCGTCAGCGTGTCGACGAGCGTGGCGGCGAACGCCTCCGGGTCGCCGGGGTCGGTGAAGTTGCCGAGGAACGCGCGCTGGAACGCGGCGCCGAGCAGCAACGCGGCCCCGGCCGCCGGGTCGGCGTCGGCGCGCACCCGGCCGAGCTCCCGTTCCGCCTCCAGATAGGCGGCCAGCGCCGCGAGCGGGACCTGCGGGCCGGAGTCGCGCTCGCGCAGCCGGGCCCGGTGCGCCGCGAACAGCGCCGGGTCGGAGAAGAGCGAGCCGGCCATCGGGAAACCGTGCTCGTAGAAGTCGACGGCCGCGAGCACGACCTCGCGCAGCACGTCCGCCACCGGCTCCGCGCCGACCCGGCCGGGCAGCCCGCCGAGGAGCGCGACCAGCGTGGTCGGGCCGCGCTCGCCGAGCACCGCCAGGAAGATGTCGGTCTTGTCGCGGAAGTGCTTGTAGAGCGCGGCCTCGGACAGCCCGGCGGCCAGCGCGATCTCCTTCGTGGTGGCGCGGGCCAGCCCGCGGTCCCGGATGACGCCGGCGGCGGCGGTGACGATGCGGTCGCGCGTGCTCACGAATTCTGCTCCTTGACGCGGGGGTGAGTGTTCACTGACCATAGTGGTTAGTGAGTACTTACTAACTAGGGAGTCGCCATGAAACTGGCCGTCCTCGGCGCGACCGGTGGCACCGGCGTCCAGGTGCTGCGGCGCGCGTGCGCCGCCGGGCACGACGTCACCGCCGTGGTCCGCGACCCGGCCCGCCTGCCCGCGGGCCTGCCCGGCCTGACCGTCGTCACCGCGAACGCGATGGATCCGGACGCGATCGGCGGCGCCGTCTCCGGACGGGACGCGGTCATATCCGCGATCGGCCCGCGCGACGGCCGCGCGCCGACCACCGTGTGCGCGGACAGCGCGGCCGCGATCGTCACCGCGATGCGCCGCGCCGGCGTGCGCCGCCTGGCCGTGGTCAGCAACAGCGGCATGCACGTCGACGACCGGGACGGACCCCTCACGCGGTACGTGGTGAAGCCGATCCTGAAGCGCGTGCTCGCCCATGCGTACGCGGACATGCGGCGGATGGAGGACCTGGTCGCGGCGACCGAGCTGGACTGGACGATCGTCCGCCCGCCGATGCTCACGAACGGCGCGCACACCGGCCGCTACCGCACCGAGCTGGGCCGCAACGTCCGCGGCGGCAACCGGATCGCCCGCGCCGACCTCGCGGACGCGCTGCTGCGCTGCCTCGCCGACCCACGCACCGTGCGTGTCGCGGTGACGGTCGCGAATTGACCCGGCCGTCACCACCGGTTCACGTGGCCGGGAATCACGGCATCATGTTGGTCTATCTCTGCTGTGCCCTGGCGCTCAGCGGCGGCGCGACCTGGACCGTGCTCAACGGTTCGGTCTCCGCCACGCCGCGCCGCCACCATCGCCTGGCCGGCCGGCTGCTGGCCGCGACCGCCGCGGTCTGGCTGGCCGGCCTGATCCCGGTCCTGCTCCGCCTCACCTGACGTTCCCGCCACGCCGCCGGCGATCCCGTGGCGGGGCGGGGCGCGGACCGGGCCGGTCAGCGCCGGCGGGCCAGGGCCGGCACACAGCGCTCGGCGAACTCCTCGAAGTCGGCGAGCGTGCTGTAGGCGTGGGCGGACAACCTCAGGTAGCCCACGCCGCCGAACTGGCCGAACGCGCACTCCGCGGCCAGCTCGTCCAGGGTCCGGGCGCGCAGCGCGTCCGGTGCGCCCGGGCCGGTGCCGAGCGTGCCGGGCAGCCGGACCAGGCGCATCGGCCCGGCCGGCATGCCGACCGGGACCGCGTGATCCTCGCCGGTGATCGCGGTGAAGGCCGCCGCGACCACCGCGGCGCCCGCGCCGGCCAGCTCCGTGGCCCGGGACCGGATCGTGGACCAGCCCCACCGCGCCTCGATCCCGGTCAGCGTCGCGGGTGCGGCCAGCGTCGCGGTCACGTCCAGCGTGCCCTGGACGTCGAAGCGCTCCGGGTACGGCAGCGGCGCGCCCCACGAGTCGACCAGCGGGTGCAGCGCCCGCGTGTGCGGGCCGCGCGCGACCAGCACGCCGGTGCTGCGCGGCGCACAGCCGAACTTGTGCAGGTTGCCGACCCAGGCGTCGCAATCCAGGCCCGCGAGGGGATCCCCCAGCAGTGCGGGTACGTGCGCCGCGTCCACCAGGAACGGGATCCCGCGCTCCCGGGCGGCGCGGCCGATCAGGTCCACCGGCAGGAACCGGGCGGTCGGCGAGGTGAGGTGGTCGACCACGATCAGCGCGGTGCGGGCGGTGATCGCGCCGAGCACCGCGGCGGCCGCCTCGTCCGGGCCCGCGTCCAGCGGCACGTGCACGGTGCGGACCGTGCCGCGACGGCGGCGGGCCAGGCGTTCCGCGCCCATCACCACGGCGCCGTACCCGTGGTCGGTCACGATGATCTCGCCGCCGTGCGGGAACGGCAGTCCGGCCAGGACCGCGCTGACCCCGGCGCTCGCGTTCGGCACCAGCGCGAGCGTGTCCGGCGCGGTGCGCAGGAACCGGGCGATCTCGGTGCGCGCGGCCGCGAGCCGGCGCGGCAGGCCGGCGAACCAGCGGACCGGGGCGGACTCCATCTCCGCGCGCAGCGCCGCCTGGACCTCCAGCGCGAAGCGCGGGACCGCGCCGAACGAGCCGTGGTTGAGGTGGAGCATGTCGGCGGACAGCGGCCAATCGGCGTTCATCGGCTCCCGCACTCAGTAGAATGTTACAAGTCCGATCATGCTTAGGCGGCGTATCCTCGTGGTGTCAAGGTGCTGGCGCTTCGAACTTCTCTCCGCCGAACCTGTTCTGCCGAGCGGCAGCATGTGACATATTACTGGCGTGTCCCAGCGTCAGAAGGTCGTCATCGTCGGAGCCGGCATCGTCGGCGCCGCGACCGCGCGCGTGCTCGCCCGCTCCGGCGCCGACGTGGTCGTGGTCGACCGCGGCCCGAGCGCCGGCGGCACGTCGTCCGGCGGCGAGGGCAACATCCTGGTGTCCGACAAGGGTCCCGGCGCGGAACTGCGCCTCACCCAGCGCTCGCTGGCCGCGTGGGCGCGGGTGCGCGCCGAGCTGCGCGACGAACTGCCAGCCGGCTTCCCGGACCTGGAGTTCGAGGCGAAGGGCGGCCTGGTCGCCGCGACCACCGAGGCCGGCGCGACCGCGCTGCTCGAGTTCGCCGCGACCCAGCGCGCCGCCGGCGTGATCGCCGAGGTGCTCGACGGCGATCGCGCACACGAACTGGAGCCGGACCTCACCCGCGCGCTGACCGCCGCGGTGCACTATCCGCAGGACGCCCAGGTCCAGCCCGTGATCGCGACCGAGGCGCTGCTCGCGGCCGCCCGCCGGCACGGCGCCCGGATCATCCAGGGGGTCGAGGTCCTCGGCCCGGTCCTGTCCGGACCGGCCGTCACCGGCGTACGGACCGCGGGCGGCACGCTGCCCGCGGACGCCGTGGTGATCGCGGCCGGGCCGTGGTCCGGCGAGGTCGCCGCGCGCTTCGGCGTGCCGCTGCCGGTCCGCCCGCGCCGCGGCACCGTGCTGGTCACGTCGCGGATGCGGCAGCGCGTGTTCCACAAGGTCTACGACGCGGACTACGTCGGCGCGGTCGGCTCCGGCGCGGCCGACCTGATGGTCTCCAGCGTGGTCGAGTCCACCGCGGCCGGGACCGTGCTGATCGGCTCCTCCCGCGAGCGCCGCGGGTTCGACGACCGCATCGAGGCCCGCGTGCTGGCCGCGCTCGCCGCGAAGGCGATGCTGCTGTTCCCGTTCCTGGCGGACGTGCCGGTGATCCGCGCGTACGGTGGCTTCCGCCCGTTCGTCCCGGACCACCTCCCGGTGATCGGTGCGGACCCGCGCCGCCCCGGACTGTGGCACGCCACCGGCCATGAGGGCGCCGGCATCGGCCTCAGCCTCGCCACCGCCGACCTGCTCCACGACGCGATGCTCGGCGTCGCCGTCCCCGGCTTCCCCGGGTCCTCCGGTTCGTCCGGTTCGGCCGGTGGTTCCGCCGGTCCGGTCGTCGCCGGTGGTCCCGGTGGCCCGGTCGACCGCGACGGTTCGGGTGGCCCGGTCGACCGCGACGGACCCGGTGGCCCGGTAGGCGCCGGTGGCCCGGCAGGCCTCGATGGCGCGATGGGCCTCGGTGGCGCGGCAGGCCTCGGTAGCCCGGCACGCCTCGGTGGCGCGATGGGCCTCGCCGGCCCGGGTGGTGCCGGTGACGATCTCGCCGCCGAGTTCCGCCCGGACCGCCCGAGCCTGATGCCGTACCTGGAAGGATCCGCCGCATGACCGGTCCATACCGCGTGGCACCCGCGCACGATCCGGTCGCACCCGCGGACGGCGGCGCGATCGAACTGACCGTGGACGGCGAGCCCGTCGCCGGCCGCGCCGGCCAGACGATCGCCGGCGTGCTGCTGGCGTCCGGCCGCGTCTCCTGGCGGACCAGCCCGCGCGGTGGCCGCCCGCGCGGCGTCTTCTGCGGCATCGGCGTCTGCTTCGACTGCCTGGTCGTCGTCAACGGCCTCCGCGACGTCCGCGCCTGCCAGCGCCGCGCCGCCGACGGCGACGTGATCACCCGCCAGGACGACGCCGGGCCACCGGACACTGTCCGCGCCGGCCGGGGCCGCGCCGACGGCGACGTGAACACCCGCCAGGACGACGCCGGGCCACCGGACACTGTCCGCGCCGGCCGGGGCCGCGCCGACGGCGACGTGAACACCCGCCAGGACGACGCCGGGCCACGGGGCACTCACCCATCCGCGCCGCAGGACGGCGGCGACCCCGGACATCCGGCGGCGGCGCGGCCGGGTGACGGTGACCGGCCGCCCGGCCGCCCGGCCGCGTCACGGCCCGGCGGCGACGCGGTGGTGCCACGGCACCACCGCGATCAGCCGGGTGCGGAAGGCGGCCGGTGATGGAGGGCGTGCCGGTGCTGGTGGTCGGCGGCGGGCCGGCCGGGATGGCCGCGGCGCTGGCCGCGCGGCGGCACGGGGTGCGCGTGGTGCTGGTCGAGGCCGGTGACGACCTCGGTGGGCAGTACTGGCGGCACCTGCCGGCCGAGCGTGCGGGTGCGCGCGAGGAACTGCTGCATCACGGCTGGCGGCGGTTCCTGCGGATGCGGGCGGCGCTGCTGGCGGACGACGGCTGCGAGATCGTGCTCAACGGGCACGTCTGGTCGGCCGACCGGCGGGACGGCGCGCCACCGCTGATCCACGTCGTGGTCGGCCCGCCGGACGGGAACGGGCGCCCGCCGCGCACGTTCGACCCGGCGACGCTGATCCTCGCGACCGGCGCGCAGGAACGCACGCTGCCGTTCCCCGGCTGGGACCTGCCGGGCGTGTTCACCGCCGGTGCCGCGCAGGCGCTCGCCAAGGGGGAACGCGTCGCGGTCGGCCGCCGGGTCCTGGTCGCCGGCGCCGGACCGTTCCTGCTGCCGGTGGTGACGAGCCTGCTCCGTACCGGTGCGGAGGTCGTGGGTGTGGTCGAGGCCGCCGGATGGCGGCAGCTGGCCACGGGCTGGGGCGCGCGGCCCTGGCGGCTGATCGCCGCGAGCGCGAAGGCCGCGGAGCTGGGCGGGTACGTGCGGGACCTGGCCGCGAAGCGGATTCCCTACCGGACCGGCGCGGCCGTGACCGCCGCGCACGGCACCGGCCGGGTCGAGGCCGTCACCGTCGCCGGCCTCGGCCCGGACTGGTCGCCGCGGTCCGGCACCGCACGCCGCGTCGAGGTCGACGCGGTCTGCGTCAGCCACGGTTTCGTGCCGCGCACCGAACTCGCGGTGGCGGCGGGCTGCGCCACCGGCCCGGACGGAGCGGTGACCGTCGACGACGGCCAGCGCACGTCCGTGCCGGGCGTGTTCACCGCGGGCGAGCTGACCGGCATCGGCGGCGTCGACCTGGCGCTCGCCGAGGGCGAGATCGCCGGTGCCGTCGCCGCGGGCGGCCACCCGGCCGGCCGGGCGGTCCGGGCGCGCCGGGTGTTCCGCGAGTTCGCCGGCCGGCTGGCCGCCGCGCACCGGATCGGCCCCGGCTGGCAGGCCTGGCTGGACGACACCACCACGGTCTGCCGCTGCGAGGACGTCACCGCCGGTGACCTGCGCCGCGCCGCCCGCCTGACCGAGGCGCGCGGCCTGCGCTCACTCAAGCTCACCACCCGCGCCGGTCTCGGCATCTGCCAGGGCCGCACCTGCGGCCGCGCGGTCGAGGACATCCTCGCCGCCGCCGGCCCCGGCCTGCTCGACACCGGCCGGACCGCGCAGCGCCCGATCGCCGTCCCGATCCGCCTCGCCGAACTCGCCGCCACCACGAACCCACCCACGTCGACCGCCGTGCCGTCGTCGACCGCGGTGCCGTCGTCGACCGCGGTGCCGTCGTCGGCCGCGGTGCCGTCGTCGGCCGCGGTGCCGTCGTCGGCCGCGGTGCCGTCGTCGGCCGCGGTGCCGTCGTCGGCCGCGGTGCCGTCGTCGGCCGCGGTGCCGTCGTCGGCCGCGGTGCCGTCGTCGGCCGCCCCGGTGGCGGCAGCGGGGGTTGTCGTCCGGGTTGCCGGAACGGCGCGGGGGGAACCCGCCGCCACCACGAACTCGCCCACGGCGGCCGCCGTGCCGCCGTCGGTCGCCCCGGCGGCGGCAGCGGAGCCTGCCGGGGTTGCCGGAACGGCGCGGGGCGAACTCGCCACCACCACGAACCCGCCCACGCCGGCCGCCGTGCCGGAGGTGGCGACGCCGGCCGTCCCGGCGGCGGCAGCGGAGCCTGCCGGAGTTGCCGGAACGGTGCGGGACGAACTCGCCACCACCACGAACCCGCGCGCGGCAAGCGCCGTGCCGACGGCAAGCGCCGTGCCGACGGCAAGCGCCGTGCCGACGGCAAGCGCCGTGCCGACGGCAAGCGCCGTGCCGACGGCAAGCGCCGTGCCGACGGCAAGCGCCGTGCCGACGGCAAGCGCCGTGCCGGCGCCGGCCGCGTCGGCGGGGTCTGCCGCGGTGGCCGGAGCGGAACCGGTGGCACCCACCGCCGGCGGCGACGGGGCCGTCGCCGCGCGGGACACGCGCATCGAAACCGACCGAGACGGCAGCGTTGCCGGGAATGTCCGTATGGGACCACAGGAGGACCGTTCATGAGTTCCGCACCGACCGATCTGCGCGGCGTCATCGTCGCGACCGCGTTGCCGTTCAAGGAGAACGCGTCCGCGCCGGCCGGGCTGGAGGTGGACTACGACCGCTTCGCGGAGCACTGTGACTGGCTGATCAGCAACGGTTGCCGGGGCGTCGGGCCGAACGGGTCGCTGGGCGAGTACTCCGCGCTCACCGACGCGGAGCGGCGCCGGGTGGTGCAGGTCGCGGTGGAGGCCGTGGCGGGACGCGGCGTCGTGGTCGCCGGCGTGCACGGGCCGGGCTGGCACCAGGCGAGGCACTGGGCGGAGCTGGCGGCGGAGGACGGCGCGGACGGCGTGCTGGCGCTGCCGCCGACCATGTACCGGGCCAGTGACGCGCAGGTGGTCGAGCACTTCAGCAAGATCGACGAGGTCGGCCTGCCGATCATGATCTACAACAACCCGATCGACACCAAGGTGGACCTGGTGCCGAGCCTGGTCGCGGAGATCGCGCAGCTGCCGAACGTCACCGCGATCAAGGAGTTCAGCGGTGACGTCCGCCGGCTCTTCGAGATCCGGGAACTGTGCGACATCGACGTGGTCGCCGGCGCGGACGACGTGCTGTTCGAGCTGATGGTGGACGGCGCGGTCGGCTGGTTCGCCGGCTTCCCGAACGCGTTCCCGGCCGAGTCCGTGGAGATCTACGACCTGATGATCGAGGGCCGGGTCGCCGAGGCGCGCGAGCTCTACAAGCAGCTGGTCGCGGTGTTCCGCTGGGACTCGCGCACCGAGTTCGTGCAGGCGATCAAGCTGAGCATGGAGATGGTCGGCCGGTACGGCGGCCCGTGCCGCCCGCCACGCGGCGCGCTCACGCCGCGGCACGACGCCCAGGTGCGCGCGGACATGGACCGTGCGATCAAGGGCCTCGAAGAGTACCGGGCACGCTGATGCGCGCGAAGCGGATGTTCTCCGCGGTCGACTCGCACACCGAGGGCATGCCCACCCGGGTCGTCACCGGCGGGATGGGCGTGATCCCGGGCGCGACCATGAACGAGCGCCGGCTGCACTTCGTCGCGCACCTCGACCACATCCGCAAGCTGCTGGTGAACGAGCCGCGCGGGCACTCCGCGATGAGCGGCGCGATCCTGCAGCCGCCGACCCGGCCGGACGCGGACTTCGGCGTGCTCTACATCGAGGTCTCCGGCTGCCTGCCGATGTGCGGGCACGGCACGATCGGCGTGGCCACCGTGCTGGTCGAGACCGGCATGGTCGAGGTGGTCGAGCCGGTCACCACGATCCGGCTGGACACCCCGGCCGGCCTGGTGATCGCGAACGTCGCGGTGGCGGACGGCCGGGCGCGGCACGTGACGCTGGAGAACGTGCCGTCCTACTGCGACCGGCTGGACGAGACGATCACCGTGCCCGCGCTCGGCAGGGAGATCACCTACAGTCTCGCGTTCGGCGGCAACTTCTACGCCATGGTCGATCTGGAGCAGCTCCGGCTGCCGTTCGACCGGGCGTACAAGCAGGAGATCCTGACCGCCGGCCTGGCGATCATGGAGGCGATCAACACGCAGGCGCCGCCGTCGCACCCGACCATCGACGGCGTCGACCACTGCCACCACGTCGAGTTCATCGCGCCCGGCTCGGACGCCACGCTGTCCCGGCACGCGATGGCGATCCACCCGGGGTGGTTCGACCGGTCGCCGTGCGGCACCGGCACCTCCGCCCGGATGGCGGAGCTGCACGCGCGCGGCGAGCTGCCGCTGCACCGCGACTTCGTCAACGAGTCGTTCATCGGCAGCCGGTTCACCGGCAGACTGATCGGGGAAACCGACGTCGACGGCAGGAGAGCGGTGCTGCCGACGATCACCGGGCGGGCCTGGATCACCGGCTTCGGCCAGTACGTGCTGGACCCGACCGACCCGTACCCGCACGGCTTCGAATTCTGACGAGGGGACTCTCACGTGACTGACGTGGAACCGCTGCTCGCGGCCGCCGACGCGGCCCGGCCCGCGATGCGCAGGGCGAGCGCCGCCACCCGGGCGGACTGGCTGGACGCGGTCGCGGACGCGCTCGACAAGGCCCGGGACGAGCTGGTCGCGCTCGCCGGTGAGGAGACGCACCTGCCCGAGGCGCGGCTGACCGGCGAGCTGGGCCGGACCACGTTCCAGGCCCGGTTGTTCGCCGAGGGCCTGCGCGGTGGTGAACTGACGCCGGTCCGGGTCGACCCGGAGGATCCCGGCTGGGGCATGGGGCCGCGTCCGGAGCTGCGCCGCACGG
This genomic window from Catenuloplanes niger contains:
- a CDS encoding matrixin family metalloprotease, giving the protein MRRTRGPAGAAVAVLLASVAMTGTAHAAGPAAEPIIDPDRQYADFLATRGADGSWAGAPDPGGKAKSPVTSLSTHPKLAVRAGLGASPVVTGDAPATVVNVDGTKVEIFLPAPGVTAERLAASLRAHGRPHTRAIAPGRAAPAGPNDCAYGQARTLYECRYPVSFWQNNGHEDPIVRFNDHSGASWPVSNAVSKWNQVPNIDSWYYWNQCPFMAGARCVDVLSGNYGPGDQDGAWIGKVTFRWTTGAGGPLPEQGTMLQLNDYHDPKTGGFTRNMVTTHEIGHVLGLGHNLYSGDVMAAAAHKREDIGGENATLLANLYSITR
- a CDS encoding TetR/AcrR family transcriptional regulator translates to MSTRDRIVTAAAGVIRDRGLARATTKEIALAAGLSEAALYKHFRDKTDIFLAVLGERGPTTLVALLGGLPGRVGAEPVADVLREVVLAAVDFYEHGFPMAGSLFSDPALFAAHRARLRERDSGPQVPLAALAAYLEAERELGRVRADADPAAGAALLLGAAFQRAFLGNFTDPGDPEAFAATLVDTLTAGLRP
- a CDS encoding NAD(P)-dependent oxidoreductase → MKLAVLGATGGTGVQVLRRACAAGHDVTAVVRDPARLPAGLPGLTVVTANAMDPDAIGGAVSGRDAVISAIGPRDGRAPTTVCADSAAAIVTAMRRAGVRRLAVVSNSGMHVDDRDGPLTRYVVKPILKRVLAHAYADMRRMEDLVAATELDWTIVRPPMLTNGAHTGRYRTELGRNVRGGNRIARADLADALLRCLADPRTVRVAVTVAN
- a CDS encoding aminotransferase class V-fold PLP-dependent enzyme, with the translated sequence MNADWPLSADMLHLNHGSFGAVPRFALEVQAALRAEMESAPVRWFAGLPRRLAAARTEIARFLRTAPDTLALVPNASAGVSAVLAGLPFPHGGEIIVTDHGYGAVVMGAERLARRRRGTVRTVHVPLDAGPDEAAAAVLGAITARTALIVVDHLTSPTARFLPVDLIGRAARERGIPFLVDAAHVPALLGDPLAGLDCDAWVGNLHKFGCAPRSTGVLVARGPHTRALHPLVDSWGAPLPYPERFDVQGTLDVTATLAAPATLTGIEARWGWSTIRSRATELAGAGAAVVAAAFTAITGEDHAVPVGMPAGPMRLVRLPGTLGTGPGAPDALRARTLDELAAECAFGQFGGVGYLRLSAHAYSTLADFEEFAERCVPALARRR
- a CDS encoding NAD(P)/FAD-dependent oxidoreductase; protein product: MSQRQKVVIVGAGIVGAATARVLARSGADVVVVDRGPSAGGTSSGGEGNILVSDKGPGAELRLTQRSLAAWARVRAELRDELPAGFPDLEFEAKGGLVAATTEAGATALLEFAATQRAAGVIAEVLDGDRAHELEPDLTRALTAAVHYPQDAQVQPVIATEALLAAARRHGARIIQGVEVLGPVLSGPAVTGVRTAGGTLPADAVVIAAGPWSGEVAARFGVPLPVRPRRGTVLVTSRMRQRVFHKVYDADYVGAVGSGAADLMVSSVVESTAAGTVLIGSSRERRGFDDRIEARVLAALAAKAMLLFPFLADVPVIRAYGGFRPFVPDHLPVIGADPRRPGLWHATGHEGAGIGLSLATADLLHDAMLGVAVPGFPGSSGSSGSAGGSAGPVVAGGPGGPVDRDGSGGPVDRDGPGGPVGAGGPAGLDGAMGLGGAAGLGSPARLGGAMGLAGPGGAGDDLAAEFRPDRPSLMPYLEGSAA
- a CDS encoding (2Fe-2S)-binding protein yields the protein MTGPYRVAPAHDPVAPADGGAIELTVDGEPVAGRAGQTIAGVLLASGRVSWRTSPRGGRPRGVFCGIGVCFDCLVVVNGLRDVRACQRRAADGDVITRQDDAGPPDTVRAGRGRADGDVNTRQDDAGPPDTVRAGRGRADGDVNTRQDDAGPRGTHPSAPQDGGDPGHPAAARPGDGDRPPGRPAASRPGGDAVVPRHHRDQPGAEGGR
- a CDS encoding FAD-dependent oxidoreductase, with the translated sequence MEGVPVLVVGGGPAGMAAALAARRHGVRVVLVEAGDDLGGQYWRHLPAERAGAREELLHHGWRRFLRMRAALLADDGCEIVLNGHVWSADRRDGAPPLIHVVVGPPDGNGRPPRTFDPATLILATGAQERTLPFPGWDLPGVFTAGAAQALAKGERVAVGRRVLVAGAGPFLLPVVTSLLRTGAEVVGVVEAAGWRQLATGWGARPWRLIAASAKAAELGGYVRDLAAKRIPYRTGAAVTAAHGTGRVEAVTVAGLGPDWSPRSGTARRVEVDAVCVSHGFVPRTELAVAAGCATGPDGAVTVDDGQRTSVPGVFTAGELTGIGGVDLALAEGEIAGAVAAGGHPAGRAVRARRVFREFAGRLAAAHRIGPGWQAWLDDTTTVCRCEDVTAGDLRRAARLTEARGLRSLKLTTRAGLGICQGRTCGRAVEDILAAAGPGLLDTGRTAQRPIAVPIRLAELAATTNPPTSTAVPSSTAVPSSTAVPSSAAVPSSAAVPSSAAVPSSAAVPSSAAVPSSAAVPSSAAVPSSAAPVAAAGVVVRVAGTARGEPAATTNSPTAAAVPPSVAPAAAAEPAGVAGTARGELATTTNPPTPAAVPEVATPAVPAAAAEPAGVAGTVRDELATTTNPRAASAVPTASAVPTASAVPTASAVPTASAVPTASAVPTASAVPTASAVPAPAASAGSAAVAGAEPVAPTAGGDGAVAARDTRIETDRDGSVAGNVRMGPQEDRS
- a CDS encoding dihydrodipicolinate synthase family protein; translation: MSSAPTDLRGVIVATALPFKENASAPAGLEVDYDRFAEHCDWLISNGCRGVGPNGSLGEYSALTDAERRRVVQVAVEAVAGRGVVVAGVHGPGWHQARHWAELAAEDGADGVLALPPTMYRASDAQVVEHFSKIDEVGLPIMIYNNPIDTKVDLVPSLVAEIAQLPNVTAIKEFSGDVRRLFEIRELCDIDVVAGADDVLFELMVDGAVGWFAGFPNAFPAESVEIYDLMIEGRVAEARELYKQLVAVFRWDSRTEFVQAIKLSMEMVGRYGGPCRPPRGALTPRHDAQVRADMDRAIKGLEEYRAR
- a CDS encoding proline racemase family protein, with translation MRAKRMFSAVDSHTEGMPTRVVTGGMGVIPGATMNERRLHFVAHLDHIRKLLVNEPRGHSAMSGAILQPPTRPDADFGVLYIEVSGCLPMCGHGTIGVATVLVETGMVEVVEPVTTIRLDTPAGLVIANVAVADGRARHVTLENVPSYCDRLDETITVPALGREITYSLAFGGNFYAMVDLEQLRLPFDRAYKQEILTAGLAIMEAINTQAPPSHPTIDGVDHCHHVEFIAPGSDATLSRHAMAIHPGWFDRSPCGTGTSARMAELHARGELPLHRDFVNESFIGSRFTGRLIGETDVDGRRAVLPTITGRAWITGFGQYVLDPTDPYPHGFEF